The DNA region GTCTGGCAGCCGCGCTCGAAGAGCGCCTTCTCGACGCCGCGGGCCAGCGTCGACTTGCCGGCGCCCGACAGGCCCGTGAACCAGAGGATGGCGCCGCGGTGGCCGTTGCGGCGGGCGCGGTCGGCACGCTTGACGTCCGAATGCGACCAGGTGATGTTGCGGCTCTTCGGTGTGGTCATGTCGTCTCCCGCCGCACGCTCGGCGCGGTCTTGAGGTGGTGGTTGCGGGCGAAGAACGCTGCCGCCGCCCGGCGCGGCAAGTGAAAAATCCGCGAACCGGGCCGCGGCGGGGTCAGCCGAACAGCTCGGCCTCCCGCAGCGGGACCGCGCCGCGGTCCTTCTCCGAGAGCACCGCCGCGGCCGGCAGCGGCCAGGCGATGCCCAGTTCGGGGTCGTCCCAGCGGATGCAGCGCTCGGCCTGCTTGTCGTAGTAGTCCGTGGTCTTGTAGAGCACGTCCGCCTCGTCGCTCAGGGTCAGGAAGGCGTGGGCGAACCCGGGCGGGATCCAGAGCTGGCGGTGGTTCGCGTCCGACAGCACCGCCGCTGTCCACTTCCCGCAGGCGGGCGAGTCCCGCCGCAGGTCGACCGCCACGTCGAAGATCTCGCCGCGCACCGCCTGCACGAGCTTGCCCTGGACGTGCCTCACCTGGTAGTGCAGCCCCCGCACCACGCCGCGGCGCGAGCGGGAGTGGTTGTCCTGCACGAATTCCGGCAGGAAGCCGACGGCCTCGCGCCAGGTGCGGGCGTTGAAGCTCTCCAAGAAGAAGCCCCGCTCGTCGGGGAAGACCCGCGGCTCCAGCAGCAGCACGTCGGGCAGATCCGTCTTCGTGACGATCATCTACAGGCCTTCCTTCAGGATCCGCTCGAGGTAGGAGCGGTAGCTCGAGGCGGGCATCGCCGCGATCGTCGACTCCAGGCCGGCCCGGTCCAGGAAGCCCCGGTTGAAGGCGACCTCCTCCAGGCAGGCGATCTTCAGGCCCTGGCGGGCCTCGAGCAGCCCGATGAACTGGCTGGCCTCGAGCAGGCTCGTGTGGGTGCCCGTGTCCAACCAGGCGATGCCCCGGCCGAGCTTCTCGACCACGAGTTCGCCGCGCTCGAGGTAGGCCCGGTTGACGTCGGAGATCTCCAGCTCGCCGCGGGGCGACGGCGTCAGGCCGCGCGTGATCTCCACGACCCGCTCGTCGAAGAGGTAGAGGCCGGGGATCGCGTAGCGCGAGCGCGGCCGCAGCGGCTTCTCCTCGATGCTGACGGCGCGGCCGTCCGCGTCGAACTCCACCACGCCGTAGCGCTCCGGATCCAGCACGGGGTAGCCGAAGATGCGGGCGCCGCGGCGGAATTCGGCCACGATGCGGTCCAGGTTCATGCGGCCGTGGAAGACGTTGTCGCCCAGGATCAGGCAGACGCCCTCGCCCGCCAGGAACTCCTCCCCGACCAGGAAGGCCTGGGCGATGCCCTTGGGTTCCGGCTGGACCACGTAGGTCAGGCTGATCCCCCACTGCGAGCCGTCGCCGAGCAGGTCCTCGAAGCGGGGCGTGTCCTGCGGCGTCGAGATCACCAGGATGTCGCGCAGGCCGGCCATCATCAGGGTGGCGAGCGGGTAGTAGATCATGGGCTTGTCGTAGACCGGCTGCAGCTGCTTGCTGGCCACGCGGGTCAGCGGGTAGAGGCGGCTGCCGGCGC from bacterium includes:
- the rfbC gene encoding dTDP-4-dehydrorhamnose 3,5-epimerase, whose translation is MIVTKTDLPDVLLLEPRVFPDERGFFLESFNARTWREAVGFLPEFVQDNHSRSRRGVVRGLHYQVRHVQGKLVQAVRGEIFDVAVDLRRDSPACGKWTAAVLSDANHRQLWIPPGFAHAFLTLSDEADVLYKTTDYYDKQAERCIRWDDPELGIAWPLPAAAVLSEKDRGAVPLREAELFG
- the rfbA gene encoding glucose-1-phosphate thymidylyltransferase RfbA; this translates as MDDTTPVPGLRKGIVLAGGAGSRLYPLTRVASKQLQPVYDKPMIYYPLATLMMAGLRDILVISTPQDTPRFEDLLGDGSQWGISLTYVVQPEPKGIAQAFLVGEEFLAGEGVCLILGDNVFHGRMNLDRIVAEFRRGARIFGYPVLDPERYGVVEFDADGRAVSIEEKPLRPRSRYAIPGLYLFDERVVEITRGLTPSPRGELEISDVNRAYLERGELVVEKLGRGIAWLDTGTHTSLLEASQFIGLLEARQGLKIACLEEVAFNRGFLDRAGLESTIAAMPASSYRSYLERILKEGL